Proteins found in one Tsukamurella paurometabola DSM 20162 genomic segment:
- a CDS encoding M20/M25/M40 family metallo-hydrolase, with protein sequence MVATTAVNALDEVVETVSNLIRFDTSNTGELATTKGEAECARWVQAQLDEVGYESVYVESGQPGRGNVFATLPGADSGRGKLLVHGHLDVVPAEPADWSVHPFSGAVENGYVWGRGAVDMKDMCGIMLALARQLKSSGTVPPRDIVFAFLADEEAGGTWGSHWLVEHRPDLFDGISEAVGEVGGFSLTVDTPSGDKKRLYLVETAEKSMCWMRITAKARAGHGSFVHEDNAVTLLSEAVARLGRHRFPLVLTDAVREFLHALDLESTIDIDVDSPDLEGQLAKIGGISRIVGATLRDTANPTMLRAGYKANVIPQTAEAVIDCRVLPDRQEAFERELDEVLGPDIEREWITKLEPYETSFDGALVDAMNDAILAHDPDGRTVPYMLSGGTDAKAFAKLGIRCFGFAPLQLPEELDFAALFHGVDERVPVESLKFGTRVFEHFLLHS encoded by the coding sequence ATGGTGGCTACCACTGCAGTGAACGCACTCGACGAGGTCGTCGAGACCGTGAGCAATCTGATCCGCTTCGACACCTCCAACACCGGAGAGCTGGCGACAACCAAGGGCGAAGCCGAATGCGCGCGCTGGGTGCAGGCGCAGCTCGACGAAGTGGGCTACGAGAGCGTGTACGTGGAGTCGGGTCAGCCGGGCCGGGGCAACGTCTTCGCGACCCTGCCGGGCGCCGACTCCGGGCGCGGGAAGCTTCTGGTCCACGGACACCTGGACGTGGTGCCGGCGGAGCCCGCGGACTGGTCCGTGCACCCGTTCTCCGGAGCGGTCGAGAACGGATACGTCTGGGGTCGCGGCGCCGTGGATATGAAGGACATGTGCGGGATCATGCTGGCCCTGGCCCGCCAGTTGAAGTCATCGGGCACCGTCCCGCCGCGTGACATCGTCTTCGCCTTCCTCGCCGATGAGGAGGCGGGCGGTACGTGGGGTTCGCACTGGCTGGTCGAACACCGGCCGGACCTCTTCGACGGGATCTCGGAGGCCGTGGGCGAGGTGGGCGGTTTCTCGCTCACCGTGGACACACCGTCGGGCGATAAGAAGCGGCTCTACCTCGTGGAGACCGCCGAGAAGAGCATGTGCTGGATGCGGATCACCGCGAAGGCCCGCGCGGGTCACGGCTCGTTCGTCCACGAGGACAACGCCGTCACGCTGCTGTCCGAGGCCGTGGCCCGGCTGGGCCGGCACCGCTTCCCGCTGGTGCTCACCGATGCCGTTCGCGAATTCCTGCACGCCCTGGATCTCGAATCGACCATCGACATCGACGTCGATTCCCCCGATCTGGAGGGACAGCTGGCGAAGATCGGGGGAATCTCCCGGATCGTGGGGGCGACGCTGCGCGACACCGCGAATCCGACCATGCTGCGGGCCGGTTACAAGGCGAACGTGATCCCGCAGACCGCGGAGGCGGTGATCGACTGCCGCGTGCTCCCGGACCGCCAGGAGGCGTTCGAGAGGGAACTCGACGAGGTGCTCGGACCCGATATCGAGCGCGAGTGGATCACCAAACTCGAACCGTACGAGACCTCGTTCGACGGTGCACTCGTGGACGCGATGAACGACGCGATCCTGGCCCATGACCCCGACGGGCGGACCGTGCCGTACATGTTGTCGGGCGGCACCGACGCCAAAGCCTTCGCCAAGCTCGGAATCCGTTGCTTCGGTTTCGCCCCGCTGCAGTTGCCCGAGGAGCTCGACTTCGCCGCGCTGTTCCACGGTGTCGATGAGCGGGTCCCGGTGGAATCGCTGAAGTTCGGCACTCGCGTCTTCGAGCACTTCCTGCTGCACTCCTGA
- a CDS encoding YbhB/YbcL family Raf kinase inhibitor-like protein, which produces MTEKFDPYAPLPLLPAFTLTSTTIAEGGTLASPQLSGIFGAGGQDVSPQLSWSGFPAQTKSFAVTAYDPDAPTASGFWHWAVANIPASVTELAEDAGNGAPGSLPDGAVTLTNDGGIKRFLGAAPPAGHGPHRYIFAVHALGVDTLDLPETATPAFLGFNLFGTAIARATLTATYAQV; this is translated from the coding sequence ATGACCGAGAAGTTCGACCCGTACGCGCCGCTCCCGCTGCTGCCGGCGTTCACGCTGACCTCCACCACCATCGCCGAAGGCGGCACCCTCGCCTCCCCGCAACTGAGCGGAATCTTCGGTGCCGGTGGACAGGACGTCTCGCCGCAGCTCTCGTGGTCGGGGTTCCCGGCGCAGACCAAGTCCTTCGCGGTCACGGCCTACGATCCCGATGCGCCCACCGCGTCCGGTTTCTGGCACTGGGCGGTCGCGAACATCCCCGCGTCGGTGACCGAGCTGGCCGAGGACGCCGGTAACGGTGCCCCCGGTTCTCTGCCCGACGGTGCCGTGACGCTCACCAACGACGGCGGCATCAAGCGCTTCCTGGGGGCCGCACCGCCCGCGGGCCACGGTCCGCACCGCTACATCTTCGCGGTGCACGCCCTGGGCGTGGACACGCTCGACCTGCCGGAGACCGCGACCCCGGCGTTCCTGGGCTTCAATCTGTTCGGTACGGCCATCGCCCGCGCCACCCTGACGGCGACCTACGCGCAGGTGTAG
- a CDS encoding quinone-dependent dihydroorotate dehydrogenase, whose product MSSLYQVLLRTMFLISPERIHHLVFGLIRGTTAVPPVRTGLRRAIAFRDPVLTQTVFGVEFPSPVGLAAGFDKNARAVNGWGPLGFGFAEIGTVTAHAQPGNPAPRLFRLPRDHALINRMGFNNYGSGAAANELRKRDAGPSAVPIGANIGKTKATPLDGAADDYRVSAMLLGPLADFIVVNVSSPNTPGLRDLQATESLRPVLQAVLDTVSVPVLVKIAPDLADEDVDAVADLALELGLAGIVATNTTISREGLRTPAAEVEAIGAGGLSGHPVKARSLEVLRRLSARVGDRLVLISVGGIEDVDDVYQRIRAGASLVQVYTQFIYGGPLWVRTVQKQLAERLRADGFASISEAVGVDR is encoded by the coding sequence ATGTCGTCGCTCTACCAGGTGCTGCTGCGCACGATGTTCCTGATCTCGCCCGAGCGCATCCATCACCTCGTGTTCGGGCTGATCCGGGGCACCACCGCTGTGCCGCCGGTGCGGACCGGGTTGCGCCGGGCGATCGCCTTCCGTGACCCGGTCCTCACCCAGACCGTGTTCGGCGTGGAGTTCCCGTCGCCGGTCGGGCTCGCCGCCGGGTTCGATAAGAACGCGCGCGCCGTCAACGGATGGGGTCCGCTCGGTTTCGGCTTCGCGGAGATCGGCACCGTCACCGCACACGCCCAACCCGGCAACCCCGCGCCCCGGCTCTTCCGACTCCCCCGGGACCATGCACTGATCAACCGGATGGGCTTCAACAACTACGGCTCCGGGGCAGCGGCGAACGAGTTGCGCAAGCGCGACGCCGGGCCCTCGGCGGTCCCGATCGGCGCCAATATCGGTAAGACCAAGGCGACCCCGCTCGATGGGGCCGCCGACGACTACCGGGTCAGCGCGATGCTGCTCGGACCTCTGGCGGACTTCATCGTGGTCAATGTGTCGTCGCCGAACACGCCCGGCCTGCGTGATCTCCAGGCCACCGAATCACTGCGGCCGGTTCTGCAAGCGGTACTCGACACCGTGAGCGTCCCCGTCCTGGTGAAGATCGCGCCCGATCTCGCCGATGAGGACGTCGACGCCGTCGCCGACTTGGCACTCGAGCTCGGCTTGGCCGGCATCGTCGCCACCAACACCACGATCAGCCGCGAGGGTCTGCGCACACCCGCGGCGGAGGTCGAGGCGATCGGGGCGGGCGGACTGTCCGGACACCCGGTGAAGGCGCGCTCGCTGGAGGTGCTGCGCCGCCTGTCCGCCCGCGTGGGTGACCGCCTCGTACTGATCTCCGTCGGCGGCATCGAGGACGTCGACGACGTGTACCAGCGCATCCGCGCCGGCGCTTCGCTGGTGCAGGTGTACACCCAGTTCATCTACGGCGGCCCGCTGTGGGTGCGCACGGTGCAGAAGCAGCTCGCGGAGCGGCTGCGCGCCGACGGCTTCGCGTCGATCTCCGAGGCCGTCGGCGTGGACCGCTGA
- a CDS encoding DUF5703 family protein, giving the protein MTAGIARGDADDPYSGEEYDFLPLRLPRDVSRVTAAMRLAIEAEFGGWELSRVRLYTDGSRRVLLRRRRTKTSGLLPPDATKGL; this is encoded by the coding sequence ATGACCGCGGGCATCGCGCGAGGGGACGCGGACGACCCCTACTCGGGTGAGGAGTACGATTTCCTGCCGTTGCGATTACCACGGGACGTGTCCCGGGTGACCGCCGCGATGCGCCTGGCCATCGAGGCCGAGTTCGGAGGCTGGGAGCTGTCCCGCGTCCGGCTCTACACCGACGGGTCGCGCCGGGTGCTCCTGCGTCGCCGTCGCACGAAGACCTCCGGCCTACTACCGCCGGACGCCACGAAGGGGCTGTAA
- a CDS encoding YncE family protein codes for MSRSFLAPVVAVLVAVSLVAAGCSSTPAREDRPTITPASPAVAPEPAVPAAGQVIPAAAGQGLAFDPVSRRLAAITDGAVVLYSVDGGLRETGRFATEGRANQVVPYGDGFLVAAKTSVMEISGDQIQRNEKVDGEVLSVAPYTVQDDDHGWALAGTAQGDIVLLRTSAAQKKITGPVEASQVLVRGGKVAVVDRRQASITEVDVPGGKTGKSLRVGRGITNAVIDPFGRMLAVDTGENQVFSYTIDPFMLRFQYPVPSAPWAVTYDEAAKLMWVTQTATNEVAGYALGSGMPDPKLRFPTVRQPNAVAVDATTGTLYVQSATGAGIQAIPTR; via the coding sequence ATGAGCCGCTCATTCCTCGCCCCGGTCGTCGCCGTCCTCGTCGCCGTCTCCCTCGTCGCGGCGGGCTGTTCGTCGACCCCGGCCCGCGAGGACCGGCCGACGATCACCCCCGCGAGTCCCGCGGTCGCCCCGGAGCCCGCGGTTCCCGCGGCCGGACAGGTCATCCCGGCGGCTGCCGGCCAGGGCCTCGCCTTCGATCCGGTCAGTCGGCGGCTCGCCGCCATCACCGACGGTGCGGTGGTGCTGTACTCGGTCGACGGTGGCCTGCGAGAGACCGGACGGTTCGCCACGGAGGGCCGCGCCAACCAGGTCGTGCCATACGGCGACGGGTTTCTGGTGGCGGCGAAGACCTCGGTGATGGAGATCTCGGGCGATCAGATCCAGCGCAACGAGAAGGTCGACGGTGAGGTGCTCTCCGTCGCGCCGTACACCGTGCAAGACGATGATCACGGATGGGCCCTTGCGGGCACCGCGCAGGGGGACATCGTGCTGCTGCGCACATCGGCGGCCCAGAAGAAGATCACCGGCCCCGTCGAGGCCAGCCAGGTGCTGGTGCGCGGCGGCAAGGTCGCGGTGGTGGACCGCCGGCAGGCGTCGATCACGGAGGTTGATGTGCCCGGCGGGAAAACAGGGAAGTCGCTGCGGGTGGGCCGCGGCATCACGAACGCCGTGATCGATCCCTTCGGCCGGATGCTCGCTGTCGACACCGGCGAGAACCAGGTGTTCTCCTACACGATCGACCCGTTCATGCTGCGCTTCCAGTACCCGGTTCCTAGCGCCCCGTGGGCCGTCACGTACGACGAGGCGGCGAAGCTGATGTGGGTCACCCAGACGGCGACCAACGAGGTCGCGGGCTACGCTCTCGGTTCGGGCATGCCGGATCCGAAGCTCCGTTTCCCGACGGTGCGCCAGCCCAACGCCGTCGCAGTGGACGCCACGACCGGCACGCTCTACGTGCAGTCGGCCACGGGTGCCGGCATCCAGGCGATCCCGACCAGGTAG
- a CDS encoding undecaprenyl-diphosphate phosphatase, with protein MTWIQAIVLGLVQGLTEFLPVSSSGHLRIVSEIWFGDDAGASFTAVTQLGTELAVLIYFARDIYRIVVAWFRGLADKAQRGVDYRIGWYVIIGTIPIGVLGYLFKDQIRTAARDLYLVATMLIVFSFVILAAEYVSSKYYAHRQRPLEQVTARDGIIMGLAQCLALIPGVSRSGATSSAGLFLGLSREAAVRLSFLLAIPAVTASGLFSLPDAFEKGGPGLHASGPQLLVATVIAFVVGYAAIAWLLDFVAKHSLNWFVGYRIIVGVTVLGLLQAGVISAQ; from the coding sequence ATGACGTGGATTCAGGCCATCGTGCTCGGACTGGTGCAGGGACTCACCGAGTTCCTGCCCGTCTCCTCCTCGGGACATCTGCGGATCGTCTCCGAGATCTGGTTCGGCGACGATGCCGGTGCCTCGTTCACCGCGGTCACCCAGCTCGGTACGGAGCTCGCGGTGCTCATCTACTTCGCCCGCGACATCTACCGGATCGTGGTCGCGTGGTTCCGGGGCCTCGCCGACAAGGCGCAGCGCGGGGTGGATTACCGGATCGGCTGGTACGTGATCATCGGCACCATTCCGATCGGCGTGCTGGGCTACCTGTTCAAGGATCAGATCCGCACGGCGGCGCGAGACCTGTACCTGGTGGCCACCATGCTCATCGTGTTCTCGTTCGTGATCCTCGCCGCGGAGTACGTGAGCTCGAAGTACTACGCGCACCGGCAGCGTCCGCTGGAGCAGGTGACTGCGCGCGACGGCATCATCATGGGCCTCGCACAGTGCCTCGCACTGATCCCCGGCGTCTCGCGGTCGGGTGCCACTTCGAGCGCGGGCCTGTTCCTGGGCCTGAGTCGTGAGGCGGCGGTACGCCTGTCGTTCCTGCTCGCCATCCCGGCGGTCACCGCGTCGGGCCTGTTCAGCCTTCCCGACGCCTTCGAGAAGGGCGGTCCGGGCCTGCATGCTTCGGGACCGCAGCTGCTGGTGGCCACCGTGATCGCCTTCGTCGTGGGGTACGCCGCCATCGCCTGGCTGCTCGATTTCGTGGCCAAGCACTCCCTGAACTGGTTCGTGGGTTACCGGATCATCGTGGGCGTCACGGTGCTCGGCCTGCTACAAGCGGGAGTGATCAGCGCGCAGTAA
- a CDS encoding LysR substrate-binding domain-containing protein yields the protein MLDVHRLRLLRELSLRGTIAAVAHALDYTPSAVSQQLTTLEREAGRPLLERTGRSVRLTEAGRLLVVHADAVLARLEQARADLDALGGQVTGELRIGAYPSAMRTVITPALIRLSADHPQLRVRVTEIDPATAPEALRSGRLDVALLHRYDCLPGRDDPSLDTEPLFDEAVHLATPADRSGALADFAGAQWISGTLGTLCDDATVRTCESAGFTPRVRHRTDDFAAVLALVDAGQGVAIIPDVAAADAPSTVRLTPLRIRRRTALAYRRGAANDPLVSAARSALTAR from the coding sequence ATGCTCGATGTGCACCGGCTGCGCCTGCTCCGCGAACTCTCGCTGCGCGGCACGATCGCGGCCGTCGCGCACGCCCTCGACTACACGCCTTCGGCTGTATCGCAGCAGCTCACCACTCTCGAGCGGGAGGCCGGTCGGCCCTTGCTCGAGCGCACCGGCCGCAGCGTGCGGCTCACCGAGGCCGGCCGGCTACTGGTCGTGCACGCCGATGCCGTCCTCGCCCGGTTGGAGCAGGCGCGCGCCGACCTCGATGCCCTCGGCGGTCAGGTGACCGGCGAGCTGCGGATCGGGGCCTATCCGTCGGCGATGCGCACCGTCATCACCCCTGCGCTGATCCGGCTCTCGGCCGACCATCCGCAGTTGCGGGTGCGGGTCACCGAGATCGATCCGGCGACCGCGCCCGAGGCACTGCGCTCGGGCCGGTTGGACGTGGCGCTGCTGCATCGTTACGACTGCCTGCCGGGGCGAGATGATCCGTCGCTCGACACCGAGCCCTTGTTCGACGAGGCGGTACACCTGGCCACCCCTGCTGATCGGAGCGGGGCCCTCGCGGACTTTGCCGGAGCTCAATGGATATCCGGAACCCTGGGCACTCTGTGCGACGACGCGACGGTACGCACCTGCGAGTCCGCGGGATTCACGCCTCGAGTGCGGCACCGGACCGACGATTTCGCTGCGGTGCTCGCGCTGGTCGACGCCGGGCAGGGTGTCGCGATCATCCCCGATGTGGCCGCCGCCGATGCTCCGTCGACTGTGCGTCTGACACCGCTGCGGATCCGGCGCCGAACCGCCCTGGCGTACCGACGCGGCGCAGCGAACGATCCGCTGGTGAGTGCGGCCCGGAGCGCGCTTACTGCGCGCTGA
- the dapA gene encoding 4-hydroxy-tetrahydrodipicolinate synthase produces MQLTGLHVPLITPFAADGTVDLPALERLAHDHLDDGADGLVALGTTGEPATLSDAERAVIIDRIAGVAADRGAVLTVGAGSNATAGCAEALRTLHPRADYALVAVPHYTRPSEAGVVEHYRHIAAASRVPVVVYDIPQRTGRTLGLESLLEIAAIDGVAGFKHAVGGVTETTVRLLAEVPVGVSVLAGDDPFASAILALGGHGVISASANVAAGEFAALVDAWRGRRIEEARLIGGGLAALASALFSEPNPTVIKGVLAAHGRIATADVRLPLLPASDTAVAGALRATGRVLVSVD; encoded by the coding sequence ATGCAGCTCACCGGTCTCCACGTCCCGCTCATCACCCCGTTCGCCGCCGATGGCACCGTCGACCTCCCGGCGCTCGAACGCCTCGCTCACGATCACCTCGACGACGGCGCCGACGGCCTCGTCGCTCTCGGCACCACCGGTGAGCCCGCCACCCTCAGCGACGCTGAGCGCGCGGTGATCATCGATCGGATCGCCGGCGTCGCCGCCGACCGCGGGGCCGTCCTCACGGTGGGCGCGGGCTCGAACGCCACGGCGGGCTGCGCCGAGGCACTCCGGACTCTGCATCCCCGCGCCGATTACGCGCTGGTCGCCGTGCCGCACTACACCCGTCCGTCCGAAGCCGGCGTGGTCGAGCACTACCGTCACATTGCCGCCGCGAGCCGGGTGCCCGTGGTGGTCTACGACATCCCGCAGCGCACCGGCCGGACCCTGGGCCTGGAATCACTGCTGGAGATCGCCGCCATCGACGGCGTCGCCGGGTTCAAGCACGCCGTCGGCGGGGTCACCGAGACCACCGTGCGCCTCCTCGCCGAGGTACCGGTGGGCGTCTCCGTGCTCGCAGGTGACGATCCGTTCGCGAGCGCGATCCTCGCGCTCGGCGGGCACGGGGTGATCTCCGCTAGTGCGAACGTCGCGGCGGGGGAATTCGCTGCGCTGGTCGATGCCTGGCGGGGACGTCGCATCGAGGAGGCGCGCCTGATCGGGGGTGGTCTCGCCGCCCTGGCGTCGGCATTGTTCTCCGAGCCCAACCCGACGGTCATCAAAGGCGTGCTCGCTGCTCATGGCCGGATTGCGACCGCCGATGTACGACTGCCACTCCTGCCTGCGTCGGACACCGCGGTCGCCGGCGCGCTCCGTGCCACCGGTCGGGTTCTGGTCAGCGTCGACTGA
- a CDS encoding alpha-mannosidase, protein MHDETSLTIGRVNRVLGERIRPAIHSARIPLDVAANHLPGEPIPPAAGLRLDYSPFADDRRWGPAWGTTWFRLRGDVPAEWAGKQVEALIDLGFDVNQTGFQCEGLAYRCGLDGAPVPVKGINPRNQAVAVADRATGGEQVELFVEAAANPVILDYHPFLPTRQGDVLTSSPEPLYRVRAMDLAVFEPEVFALALDVEVLLELQAELPETQPRRMRILQALDDALDVLDLQRIVETAPAARAALVQVLAAPADASAHRIAAIGHSHIDSAWLWPLRETIRKVARTTASMTTLLDEQPQYSYGMSSAQQYAWVKEHRPEVWERIRAAVADGRFLPLGGMWVEADTVMPTGESLARQFSYGQRFFEREFGIRSRGVWLPDSFGYSPALPQLMRRAGFDWFFTQKISWNQRNVFPHHTFDWEGIDGTRVFTHFPPMDTYCSSLSGAEVARAARQFKESRVATRSIAPVGYGDGGGGTTREMIGKAERLANLEGSARVHWVHPDEFFDAAKAELPDPAVWVGELYLELHRGTLTSQHATKATHRRCEQALLEAELWAATAAVQQGLAYPYGDLDALWEQVLLHQFHDILPGTSIAWVHREAVAVLTDVLARARGLAADARRALAGDGGVDLVFRPVHTPVDAAGALGAAPAAPPSGAVTLTPRAGGYRLTNELISVTVSKNGTITSAIDLATGREAIPDGRPANLFQLHQDFPNAWDAWDIDRYYRNRVDDLTAATSITGDLTDGVAEVVVTRTFSESSLQQTITLAPGSRTVMLRNRIDWHETEKLLKLAFPLDVFARETAAETQFGFQRRATHVNTSWEAAKFETSMHRFVLAEEDGFGVAVVNDSVYGYDTARDDAQGAITTTVRVSLLRAPRFPDPDTDHGVHEITVGLVVGADPAIATTEGQRLNAPETVVRGAGPVAPLVTLDGEGIVISAIKLADDRSGDVIVRLYEALGRRARGSLSVGFSHGGIREVSLIEDEIDDPRVGGDLDLRPFEVRTLRISRR, encoded by the coding sequence GTGCACGACGAGACCTCACTGACCATCGGCCGCGTCAATCGGGTACTCGGTGAGCGCATCCGGCCGGCGATCCACTCCGCCCGGATCCCGCTCGACGTCGCCGCCAACCATCTCCCCGGAGAGCCGATCCCACCCGCCGCGGGCCTCCGGCTCGACTACTCCCCGTTCGCCGATGACCGGCGCTGGGGTCCGGCGTGGGGCACCACCTGGTTCCGGCTCCGCGGCGATGTTCCCGCGGAGTGGGCGGGCAAGCAGGTCGAGGCACTGATCGACCTCGGTTTCGACGTGAACCAGACCGGATTCCAGTGCGAGGGACTCGCCTACCGGTGCGGGCTCGACGGTGCGCCGGTGCCCGTGAAGGGCATCAACCCGCGAAACCAGGCGGTGGCGGTGGCCGACCGGGCCACCGGCGGCGAGCAGGTGGAGCTGTTCGTCGAGGCGGCGGCGAACCCCGTGATCCTCGATTACCACCCGTTTCTGCCCACCCGGCAGGGAGACGTGCTCACCTCCTCCCCGGAGCCCCTGTACCGGGTCCGCGCCATGGATCTGGCCGTGTTCGAGCCCGAGGTGTTCGCGCTCGCTCTCGACGTCGAGGTGCTGTTGGAACTCCAGGCCGAACTCCCCGAGACGCAGCCGCGGCGGATGCGCATCCTCCAGGCGCTCGACGACGCCCTCGACGTGCTCGACCTTCAGCGGATCGTCGAGACCGCGCCCGCGGCCCGCGCCGCACTGGTGCAGGTTCTGGCGGCGCCCGCGGATGCGAGCGCGCATCGGATCGCCGCGATCGGACACTCTCACATCGACTCCGCGTGGCTGTGGCCATTGCGGGAGACCATACGCAAGGTCGCCCGCACCACCGCCTCGATGACCACATTGCTCGATGAGCAGCCACAGTACAGCTACGGCATGTCGAGTGCGCAGCAGTACGCGTGGGTGAAAGAACACCGCCCCGAAGTGTGGGAGCGGATCCGCGCGGCGGTGGCGGACGGGCGCTTCCTTCCGCTCGGCGGAATGTGGGTGGAGGCGGATACGGTGATGCCCACCGGTGAATCGCTGGCGCGCCAGTTCTCGTACGGACAGCGGTTCTTCGAGCGCGAGTTCGGGATCCGCAGCCGTGGAGTGTGGCTGCCCGACAGCTTCGGATACTCCCCCGCGCTGCCGCAACTCATGCGCCGCGCCGGCTTCGACTGGTTCTTCACTCAGAAGATCTCCTGGAACCAGCGAAACGTGTTTCCGCACCATACGTTCGATTGGGAGGGGATCGACGGCACACGGGTCTTCACCCATTTCCCGCCGATGGATACCTATTGCTCGTCGCTCTCCGGCGCGGAGGTGGCGCGGGCCGCGCGGCAGTTCAAGGAGAGTCGGGTCGCGACCCGGTCGATCGCCCCGGTCGGTTACGGCGACGGTGGTGGCGGTACCACCCGCGAAATGATCGGCAAGGCCGAACGTCTCGCGAATCTGGAGGGCAGTGCGCGAGTCCACTGGGTGCACCCGGACGAGTTCTTCGACGCAGCGAAGGCCGAACTGCCCGATCCCGCGGTCTGGGTCGGCGAGCTGTACCTTGAGCTGCACCGGGGCACCCTCACCAGTCAGCACGCCACCAAGGCCACGCACCGGCGGTGCGAGCAGGCATTGCTGGAGGCCGAGTTGTGGGCCGCGACCGCGGCGGTACAGCAGGGCCTCGCGTACCCGTACGGCGACCTCGACGCCCTGTGGGAGCAGGTACTCCTGCACCAGTTCCACGACATCCTGCCGGGGACTTCGATCGCGTGGGTGCACCGGGAGGCGGTGGCCGTGCTCACCGACGTTCTCGCCCGGGCCCGCGGCCTCGCCGCCGACGCGCGCCGCGCGCTCGCGGGTGACGGTGGAGTCGACCTCGTCTTCCGACCGGTACACACCCCGGTCGACGCGGCCGGCGCGCTCGGCGCCGCACCCGCCGCACCACCGTCCGGCGCGGTGACCCTGACCCCGCGGGCCGGCGGATACCGCCTGACCAACGAACTGATCTCGGTCACCGTCTCGAAGAACGGGACCATCACCTCGGCGATCGACCTCGCCACCGGCCGGGAAGCGATCCCGGACGGGCGGCCCGCCAACCTCTTCCAACTGCATCAGGACTTCCCGAACGCCTGGGATGCCTGGGACATCGATCGGTACTACCGCAACCGGGTCGACGATCTCACCGCCGCTACGTCCATCACCGGAGATCTCACCGATGGTGTCGCGGAGGTCGTCGTCACGCGGACGTTCTCGGAATCATCACTACAGCAGACGATTACACTCGCCCCTGGGTCGCGCACCGTGATGCTGCGCAATCGGATCGATTGGCACGAGACGGAGAAGCTGCTCAAGCTCGCCTTCCCGCTCGATGTCTTCGCCCGGGAGACCGCCGCCGAGACGCAGTTCGGATTCCAGCGCCGGGCCACGCATGTCAACACCAGTTGGGAGGCGGCGAAGTTCGAAACCTCGATGCATCGATTCGTCCTCGCCGAGGAGGACGGCTTCGGTGTCGCCGTGGTCAACGATTCGGTGTACGGCTACGACACCGCCCGCGATGACGCGCAAGGGGCGATCACGACCACCGTCCGGGTCTCCCTGCTGCGCGCGCCGCGGTTCCCCGACCCGGATACCGACCACGGGGTGCACGAGATCACCGTCGGACTGGTGGTCGGCGCAGATCCCGCGATCGCCACGACCGAGGGGCAGCGGCTCAATGCGCCTGAGACGGTGGTCCGCGGCGCGGGGCCGGTGGCGCCGCTGGTCACCCTCGACGGAGAAGGCATCGTCATCTCCGCGATCAAACTCGCCGACGACCGCTCCGGCGATGTGATCGTGCGCCTGTACGAGGCTCTAGGCCGGCGCGCCAGAGGCTCGCTGTCCGTAGGGTTCTCGCACGGAGGGATCCGGGAGGTGAGCCTGATCGAAGACGAGATCGACGATCCGCGGGTCGGTGGCGACCTGGACCTGCGGCCCTTCGAGGTGCGAACCCTGCGGATCAGTCGACGCTGA
- a CDS encoding histidine phosphatase family protein, with product MTVILIRHGRSTANTSGVLAGRTEGVALDDTGRAQAADLVGRLAEVELVEAVRSPLLRCEQTLAPLLAAHDLRTTVDERLIEVDYGSWTGRAISDLLAEPLWKVVQQQPSAAVFPGGEGLAEVQSRAVAAIREHDRRITDEHGPGAVWVACSHGDVIKSVVADALGTHLDQFQRIFVSPASVTIVGYGPARPAVHCVNSTGTVRLPKQPPKEATVGGESGA from the coding sequence ATGACCGTGATCCTCATCCGCCACGGCCGCTCGACCGCCAACACCTCCGGCGTGCTCGCCGGGCGCACCGAGGGCGTCGCACTCGACGACACCGGCCGCGCACAAGCGGCGGATCTGGTGGGCCGGCTCGCCGAGGTCGAGCTGGTCGAGGCGGTTCGCTCGCCGCTGCTGCGCTGCGAACAGACCCTCGCTCCACTGCTCGCAGCACACGATCTGCGCACCACCGTCGACGAGCGGCTCATCGAGGTCGACTACGGCAGCTGGACCGGCCGCGCCATCTCGGATCTGCTGGCGGAGCCGCTGTGGAAGGTGGTGCAGCAACAGCCCTCGGCCGCAGTCTTTCCCGGCGGCGAGGGCCTCGCCGAGGTGCAGTCCCGTGCAGTCGCGGCCATCCGCGAGCATGACCGGCGAATCACCGACGAACACGGCCCCGGGGCGGTCTGGGTGGCATGCAGCCACGGCGACGTCATCAAGTCGGTCGTCGCCGATGCGCTCGGCACGCACCTCGACCAGTTCCAACGCATCTTCGTCTCACCGGCATCGGTGACGATCGTGGGCTACGGCCCGGCCCGCCCCGCGGTGCACTGCGTGAACTCGACGGGTACCGTCCGGCTTCCGAAACAGCCCCCGAAAGAGGCGACGGTGGGAGGCGAGAGCGGCGCATGA